A genomic region of Anopheles coustani chromosome 3, idAnoCousDA_361_x.2, whole genome shotgun sequence contains the following coding sequences:
- the LOC131260565 gene encoding aminopeptidase N-like — MRLILVVTVVAVLSGCAPASGTPNPWRRGWRRESEDFWQEQPPAESNAPGELRYRLPTYIVPYHYTVYLESEVHTGNRSYQGQVDIHLELQRQTGTIYVHKRDLRITYNALLIVNPNEDEVLEEEMRFAEDEEREFAIFSIRRALAPSRYILRIWFEGELRTDDDGFYLSSYLDTNGTRKYLAATQFQAISARAAFPCLDEPGLKATVSLQIKHHPSYQAVANMPINAIAGADDGYVVSVFETTPPLSIYLLAFMVSDFQYIEDLDARQRVYARPTSINETQYALETGVRLMATLDEYLGIPYSTYMPKVDQVGIPDFSAGAMENWGLCNYREELLLNEPGVTSYRSQTSITTVVAHEFAHQWFGNLVTNAWWSYLWLNEGFASLYEYMAAEMAYPQRGYRDLFNVQLVHRALNADSSETTRPMTFSRGATYSAIVSLFDNVAYAKGGSVLRMFRELVTDDVWRTALRGYLQANEFGAVTTDHFVAALEEATEDLDVLPDGVDMGEFVGSWVEQAGYPVLEVRRTYRGEMVVSQDRFYNNKIVNDDRSVWMIPYTILEESDSLSDPLEYNWLTVKAARVPTTAGDDEWILANVNQHGFYRVNYDTLNWYMLIEALIDDPTTIPLQNRAQLVDDSFYLARSNRLDVEITLELLTYLRHEREYPPWEAASRVFNYFNNRMRGHPDYVLYQLYVDTLIGDVFMTLDVATVDPDERLLHKYLRQTITSWACRMEIESCLTQTQEALQLEVTGEQTVHPDVASVVYCYGLRTGSDSTAAFQYLYDKLLRSANRGERQMLIDALGCALERDQLDALLLASIGGDLQVNFDEEERYDILLSVLVSREGVDALIDFLSENFEYVASILGRSTVYSLVQSIATRTNNEEEQRRLDALLQQLDAFLPESLVASVQQTVAYNLEWPSTREGVLVTYFLQRYRPIPI; from the exons ATGCGGCTCATACTGGTAGTAACTGTTGTGGCCGTTTTGTCCGGATGCGCTCCTGCGTCCGGCACCCCCAATCCTTGGCGTCGCGGATGGCGCAGAGAATCGGAAGATTTCTGGCAGGAGCAACCGCCGGCGGAAAGCAATGCTCCCGGTGAGCTGCGCTACCGACTGCCGACCTATATCGTGCCATACCATTACACCGTCTATCTGGAGTCCGAGGTTCACACCGGCAACCGGTCGTACCAGGGACAGGTCGACATCCACCTGGAATTGCAGCGGCAGACGGGCACCATCTACGTGCACAAGCGTGACCTTCGGATAACGTACAACGCGCTGCTCATTGTCAATCCCAATGAGGACGAAGTTCTGGAGGAAGAGATGCGGTTCGCGGAGGATGAGGAGCGTGAGTTCGCCATCTTTTCCATCCGGCGGGCGCTCGCCCCCAGCCGGTACATCTTACGGATCTGGTTTGAGGGTGAGCTGCGTACGGACGACGATGGGTTCTATCTCAGCTCGTACCTGGACACGAACGGCACGAGAAAGTATCTGGCAGCGACGCAGTTCCAGGCGATCAGTGCCCGTGCCGCCTTCCCCTGTCTCGACGAGCCGGGACTGAAGGCGACGGTTAGTTTGCAGATCAAACATCACCCGAGCTACCAGGCGGTCGCCAATATGCCGATTAACGCCATCGCCGG CGCCGATGATGGGTACGTTGTGTCGGTATTTGAGACCACACCTCCGTTGTCCATCTATCTACTGGCGTTTATGGTGTCCGACTTCCAGTACATCGAGGACTTGGACGCTCGCCAGCGCGTGTATGCACGCCCCACTAGCATCAACGAAACGCAGTACGCACTTGAGACTGGCGTCCGCCTGATGGCCACGCTGGACGAGTATCTCGGTATACCGTACAGTACCTACATGCCCAAGGTGGATCAGGTGGGTATTCCCGACTTCTCGGCCGGTGCCATGGAGAACTGGGGGCTGTGCAATTACAG GGAGGAACTGCTTCTGAACGAGCCCGGTGTGACGAGTTATCGCAGCCAAACCTCCATCACGACCGTCGTAGCGCACGAGTTCGCCCATCAGTGGTTCGGGAATCTGGTAACGAACGCCTGGTGGAGCTATCTGTGGCTCAATGAGGGTTTTGCCTCGCTGTACGAGTATATGGCGGCCGAAATGGCCTATCCGCAGCGTGGATATCGGGACCTCTTTAACGTGCAGTTGGTCCATCGGGCGCTTAATGCGGATAGTTCGGAAACGACGCGACCGATGACGTTCAGCCGTGGTGCCACCTACTCCGCCATCGTGAGCCTGTTCGACAATGTTGCCTACGCGAAGGGTGGCTCCGTGTTGCGAATGTTCCGTGAGCTCGTCACGGACGATGTGTGGCGTACGGCGCTTCGAGGCTACCTGCAAGCCAACGAGTTCGGTGCGGTCACTACGGACCATTTCGTTGCAGCTCTGGAGGAAGCGACAGAAGATCTGGACGTGCTTCCCGACGGTGTCGATATGGGAGAGTTCGTTGGAAGCTGGGTGGAACAGGCCGGCTACCCGGTGCTGGAGGTCCGTCGAACCTACCGCGGGGAGATGGTGGTATCCCAGGACCGATTCTACAACAACAAGATCGTGAACGACGATCGCTCCGTATGGATGATACCGTACACGATCCTCGAGGAGAGTGACTCTCTCTCCGATCCGCTCGAGTATAACTGGCTGACCGTTAAAGCTGCTCGCGTTCCCACGACCGCAGGGGACGACGAGTGGATCCTGGCCAACGTCAACCAGCATGGATTCTACCGGGTGAACTATGACACCCTCAACTGGTACATGCTGATCGAGGCGCTTATCGACGATCCTACGACCATCCCGCTGCAAAACCGAGCGCAGCTAGTGGACGACTCGTTCTATCTGGCCAGATCGAACCGACTCGATGTGGAGATCACGCTCGAGCTGCTCACCTACCTTCGACACGAGCGGGAGTACCCACCGTGGGAAGCGGCCAGCCGCGTCTTCAACTACTTCAACAATCGCATGCGCGGCCATCCGGATTACGTCCTCTACCAGCTCTATGTTGACACACTCATCGGGGACGTGTTCATGACGCTCGACGTCGCCACCGTCGACCCTGATGAGCGGCTGCTGCACAAATACCTCCGACAGACGATAACCAGCTGGGCCTGCCGGATGGAAATAGAAAGTTGCCTCACGCAAACCCAGGAAGCGCTGCAGCTCGAAGTGACCGGCGAGCAAACGGTCCATCCGGATGTCGCATCGGTTGTGTACTGCTACGGTTTGCGCACCGGTTCCGACTCCACGGCCGCTTTCCAATATCTGTACGATAAGCTGCTCCGGTCGGCTAACCGCGGCGAACGTCAGATGCTGATCGATGCGCTGGGTTGCGCACTCGAACGCGATCAACTGGACGCTTTGCTGTTGGCGTCCATCGGTGGCGACCTGCAGGTTAACTTCGACGAAGAGGAACGCTACGACATCCTGCTGTCGGTTCTGGTGAGCCGCGAAGGTGTCGACGCCTTGATTGACTTCCTGAGCGAGAACTTCGAGTATGTCGCCAGCATCCTTGGCCGCAGTACGGTGTACAGCTTAGTACAGTCGATCGCCACGCGCACCAACAACGAGGAGGAACAGCGGCGG CTTGACGCGCTGCTCCAACAACTGGACGCGTTTCTTCCCGAGTCGCTTGTCGCCAGCGTACAGCAGACGGTGGCCTACAATCTTGAATGGCCTTCGACGCGTGAAGGAGTGCTGGTTACCTACTTCCTGCAACGCTACCGACCGATACCTAtttga
- the LOC131260568 gene encoding lateral signaling target protein 2 homolog, whose translation MDVRITSSVISIPVPSTSRECYTGIVYCHNQKAVGVDLSPQTAAFQPVRIFGKGLAKPGRVYLFATHDCDDELVKRAQWLLEKLSYPWEMMPLMYVILKSADGDVQKAHQRIDEVCVDKAKSKIRCNCFGVQKLKVIGSHTHAVPHTATTTKTLLDISNQTKKKPSLQSINTKKAKRSIKTYELVKSSLDRNHSDRLTEEDDEDENISVTNHTNSTGRSRSSSRSRSRSCSRHVETPRADERALNLDTKYKPASTSASSREDDREPLAFDEGSTVISHGRPASSHQHHHHHLHQHHHHPAKYSQTEEVDHQPSSNSPVSVEEPTTVYDVVVETGGKRARARLSPAQEAEQKSPAPETTQHYEAYLDSVRRSKKSATAKEPTDTQDATAGESYEKEKEMRIPYSLPKSTFDRLDLLKKPNGLNLPALYKYNAIDNNFAFPLLLPGLGAANRTLYPTPFSAQLLPSTLYQSVSSESTTIPMFQTHFLGYQPPLQLPEHFYRSKEQQQQLEQQQQQQQQQQLQALEPKEPTSTDSTSPPKATLFYATTVDNSIASQQASIATIL comes from the exons ATGGACGTTCGAATTACTAGTTCAGTCATCTCAATACCAGTCCCGAGCACGAGCCGGGAATGCTACACGGGGATCGTGTACTGTCATAATCAGAAGGCAGTTGGAGTTGATTTATCTCCGCAGACGGCCGCGTTCCAGCCAGTGCGAATATTCGGAAAGGGCTTAGCAAAACCCGGCCGGGTGTATCTGTTTGCAACCCACGACTGTG ACGACGAGCTGGTCAAGCGGGCCCAGTGGCTGCTGGAGAAACTAAGTTACCCCTGGGAGATGATGCCCCTGATGTACGTCATACTGAAGAGCGCCGATGGCGATGTACAAAAAGCGCACCAGCGAATCGACGAAG TGTGCGTGGATAAAGCGAAATCCAAAATAAGATGCAATTGTTTCGGAGTACAAAAGTTAAAAGTTATAGGAAGCCATACGCACGCCGTACCACACACAGCCACAACCACAAAGACACTACTGGACATCtccaatcaaacaaaaaaaaaaccttctctACAATCAATTAATACGAAAAAAG CCAAGCGATCGATCAAGACGTACGAGCTGGTGAAGTCGTCCCTCGACCGCAACCACAGCGACCGGCTGACggaggaggacgacgaggacgagaaCATCTCGGTGACGAACCACACCAACTCCACCGGTCGCTCGCGGTCGAGTTCGCGGTCCCGGTCGCGGTCCTGCTCGCGCCACGTCGAAACCCCGCGAGCCGACGAGCGGGCGCTCAATCTTGACACCAAATACAAACCCGCCAGCACCAGCGCCAGCAGCCGGGAGGACGACCGGGAGCCGCTGGCGTTCGACGAGGGGTCTACGGTGATCTCACACGGTCGGCCCGCGAGCAGCcatcagcatcaccatcaccacctgcatcagcatcatcatcatcccgcCAAGTACAGCCAGACGGAGGAGGTGGATCATCAGCCGAGCAGCAATTCGCCCGTTTCGGTGGAGGAACCGACCACCGTGTACGACGTGGTGGTAGAGACCGGTGGTAAGCGGGCACGGGCCAGGCTCAGTCCGGCGCAGGAAGCGGAACAGAAGTCTCCGGCACCCGAGACGACCCAACACTACGAGGCGTACCTGGATTCGGTGCGGCGGAGTAAAAAGAGCGCCACGGCTAAGGAACCCACCGACACGCAGGACGCGACCGCCGGGGAAAGCTACGAGAAGGAGAAGGAGATGCGCATCCCGTACTCGCTCCCGAAGAGCACCTTCGACCGGTTGGACCTGCTGAAGAAACCGAATGGGCTCAACCTTCCCGCGCTCTACAAGTACAATGCTATCGATAACAACTTCGCCTTTCCGTTGTTGCTACCGGGCCTGGGGGCGGCCAATAGGACGCTCTACCCTACGCCGTTTTCCGCCCAGCTCCTACCGTCCACCCTCTATCAGTCCGTCAGCAGCGAGTCCACGACTATACCGATGTTCCAAACGCACTTTCTCGGCTACCAGCCACCGCTACAGCTGCCCGAACACTTCTACCGGAGTAaggagcaacagcagcagctggagcagcagcagcagcagcagcaacagcaacagctgcAGGCTCTGGAACCAAAGGAACCGACGTCGACGGACTCGACCAGCCCACCGAAGGCGACGCTGTTCTACGCCACTACGGTAGACAACTCGATCGCTTCCCAGCAGGCTTCTATTGCTACAATCCTCTAA